Below is a genomic region from Gemmatimonadales bacterium.
AGGTGAGGGGCGAGCGGGGGGCCACGCTGGTCCGGCGGATGTTCGACGATTCCCGGCTGTTCCGCCTGATCGTGGACGAAGTGGAGAAAACCCTCTCCTACGTCGATCTCGGGGTCGCCCGGGAGTACGCCGAACTGGTGCCGGACGAGCGCGTGCGGGAGAGTGTGTTCGGCGTGATCGAGGAGGAGTATCATCGGACGGTGCAGGCCGTGCTGCGGATCAGCGGCGACGCCGGCCTGGCCCAGCGCTTTCCCCGGTTCCGCCGGAAGCTGGCCCGCCGGCTCCCGATGTTGAATCAGATCTCCCGCCAGCAGATCGAGCTGCTGCGCCGGTTCCGGGAATCCGGCGGCGACCGCACCCAGGAAGAGCAGCTCTCGGCGCTGCTGCTGTCGATCAACTGTATCGCGGCAGGATTCGGGGCTACTGGTTAGGCACGGCCGCGCTGGCGGATCTCCGCTTCCGCTCCGTCTCCACCCTCAGCTGCCCACAGGCTGCGTCGATGTCCAGCCCCCGGCTCCGGCGCACCGTCGCTTCGACGCCCTGGTTCCGGAGCCTGCCGGCGAACGCCCGGATGCGTTCCGGAGCGGTCGGGACGAGCTCCGGCGCACCACCCGGGTGGAGCGGCAGGATGTTCACCAGTGCGCCGAGCCGCCGGGCCAGCTTGGCGAGACGGTCGGCGTCGGCGTCGCGGTCATTCACGCCGCCGATCATGACGTACTCGAAGGTGATTCGCTTGCGGAACGCCGCCGCCGCGGCCAGTACCGCCTCGAGATCGTACTTCTTCTCGATCGGCATGATCCCACGGCGCTGGGTCGAGGTGGTGGCGTGGAGCGAGATCGCCAGCCGGAACTGCTCCGGTCGCCGGGCGAACGCCGCCAACCCCGGCAGGATTCCCACAGTGGACACGGTGATGTGGCGCGCCCCGATTTCCAGCCCGTCGGGCGCGTTCAGGACGGTGAGCGCCGTGTCGACCGCCGGCCAGTTGAGGAGCGGCTCGCCCATGCCCATGAACACGATGTTGGTGGGCGTCTCCGCCGGATCGCGCAGCACGATCTCCCGGACCTGCCCGGCGATCTCGAAGGGACTCAGGTTCCGCCGATATCCCATCTGTCCAGTCGCGCAGAAGCTGCAGCGCAACGCGCAGCCGGCCTGGGAGGAGATGCAGAGCGTGCGGCGGCTCCCCGACGGGATCAGCACCGACTCGATGGCCTCGCCATCGGCCAGGCCCCAGAGGAACTTGCGGGTGCCATCGACCGATTGCTGGACCACGTCGGCGGCCAGGCGGGGCAGGGGGAAGTCGTGCGCGAGCTCCTCCCGGAGGGCCGCCGGGAGCTCGGTGGCGTCGGCCCACGCCGCCACGGGGGCCTGCCACAGCCTCCGCGCCATCTGCTCGACCCGGTATGCCGGAAGTCCCCGGCCCCCCGCCCACGCACGCAGAATCTGCCGAGCGTCCCCGGGGGTCCGATCGAGCAGGCTGTGCGGGTGGATGGTTGGCGCGGCGGCGTCCGGCATGGTGGCGTTCGGCATTGTTCATGGAAAGATAACCGGCCCTCCTGAAACGACCTAAATGCGCTCCATTTCTCACATTGCTCCCCCTCCGGACGCCGGTTACGTTTGTCCCATGCCCCCCCAGGTCGCGCCGTGATGCTGACCGAGCTGCTCACGCCGGACCGGGTCGTGATCCCGCTCGCGGCCGCCGACAAGGGCGGAATCATCGCGGAGCTGACCCGCCGGATCGTCGCCGACGCCGGCGGAACCTTCGAGGAGGTGCTCGGCGCGGTGCTCGAGCGGGAGGCGGTGCTCAGCACGGGGATCGGCTTCGGAGTGGCCATTCCCCATGCCCGGAGCGCCGGCGTCTCTCAGCTCACCATGGTCGGCGGGGTGAGCCGCGCCCCGGTCCCCTTCGACGCCATCGATGGCGAGCCGGTCCGGCTCTTCTTCCTCATCGTCGGTCCGGAGGCCTCGGCGGGACTGCACGTGAGACTGCTGAGCCGCATCGCCCGGCTGGTCCGCCGGGAGGAAGTACGACGGCACTTAATCGAGGCGCGCACACCTGATGAGTTCCACCGCATCCTCCTCGACGCCGAAGCGCGCTGACTCGCCGGCCCGGCCGAGCGCCACCGCGCTTCGCACCCACCGCTGCGGGGAGCTGACGCGCGCCCAGGTGGGGCATCGGGTGAGGCTGGGCGGCTGGGTGCATCGCCGACGGGACCTGGGCGGATTGGTCTTCATCGATCTGCGCGACCGGGCCGGGCTGGTGCAGCTCAACTGCAATCCCGACTGGACTCCACGGCCGATGATGGAGCTCGCCGCCGGCCTTGGCGCGGAGACCGTGGTGCTGGTCTCCGGCACCGTGCAGCTCCGCCCGGAATCGGCCCGGGACGCCGAGCTCGGCTCCCGTGAGGTCGAGCTTCACGTGGAGCAGCTCGAGGTGGTCGGGCCGGCGGAAACGCCGGTCATTCCGGTGGCACGGAAGGAGAAGGAGGACCTGCCAGCGGAGGAGCTCCGCCTCAAGTATCGCGTGCTGGACCTCCGGCGGCCCGAGCTGCAGCGCAACCTGCAGCTCCGTCACCGCCTGCTGCAGCGGGCCAGGCGGAGCCTCACCGAGCTGGAGTTTCTGGAGATCGAGACTCCGATCCTCACCAAGCCCACGCCCGAGGGGGCCCGCGACTACCTGGTCCCCAGCCGGGTGCACCCGGGGGAGTTCTACTCCCTGCCGCAGTCGCCCCAGATCTACAAGCAGTTGCTCATGGTGGCGGGGTTCGACCGGTACTTTCAGATCGCGCGCTGCTTCCGGGACGAGGACCTGCGGGCCGACCGCCAGCCGGAGTTCACCCAGATCGACCTCGAGGCCTCCTTCATCTCGAGCGAGGACATTCAGGACGTGGTCGAGCGGGTCCTGGTCGACCTGTGGGACGAGGCCGGCGTCCGGGTGCCGCGTCCCTTTCCGCGTCTGGGATACCGGGACGCGCTGGAGCGGTTCGGCAGCGACAAGCCGGACCTCCGCTTCGGGTTCGAGATCCGGGACCTGACGCCGCTGGTCGGTCCCGACGCCGCCCCCTTCGTGGCCGGTGCGTTGACGGCTGGCGGACGGCTCCGCGGCATCGTTGTCGCCGGCGGCGCCTCGTACAGCCGGAAGGAGATCGACGGGCTCGCCCAGGCCGCCAAAGAGGCCAAGGCTGGCGGGCTCATCTGGGCCCGCCGCGCCGCTGATGCCTGGGAGGGTCAGGGGGTCAAAGCCGTGGGACAGGAGCTGCTCAGCACGCTGGGAGGCGCCGATGGCGATCTCCTGCTTGCCGTCGCCGGCCCGGACGCCGTCACCTCGTCCGCGCTCAGCGCGGTGCGCGGCGAGCTGAGCCGACGCTCCGAGGTCAGGCCCAGCACCGCGCACGCGTTCTGCTGGATCGTGGATTTTCCGCTGTTCGAGGTGAACCCCGAGACCGGCCGGCACGAGCCGGCCCACCATCCGTTCACCGCGCCTCACCCGGCCGATCTCGACCGGCTGGAGCGCGAGCCAGGAAGCTGTCGCGCGCTGCACTATGATGCAGTCTACAACGGCAACGAGCTGGGGAGCGGCTCCATCCGGATCACCGATCCCGCGGTCCAGCGTCTCATCTTCAAGCTGCTGGGCATTTCCGAGCCGGAGATCCGCCGGCGCTTCGGCTTTCTGCTGGACGGGCTCGCCGCCGGCGCTCCGCCCCATGGCGGGTTCGCGCTCGGATTCGATCGGATCGCGATGCTACTCTGTGGGGCCAGCTCGCTCCGGGATGTGATTGCCTTTCCCAAGACCACGGCGGCCCGGGCCCTGTTCGAGGGCGCGCCGACCCGGGTGGATCCTGCCGAGCTGCGGGCGTTGCACCTGGAGGTCGCCGAGGAGTGAGGGGCGGACTCCGCCCCACTCGAAAGCGCTATGGCTGACGACACGCAAGCACGCATCTCCGCCGAAGGGGCGGACCCCCTGCTCTTCGCCGGGGTGAACGACGGCAACCTGCTGGAGCTCCAGCGGACGCTCGGCGTGCGGGTCTCCTTCCGGGGGGAGTCGGTCACGCTGTCTGGTCCGACGGAGCAGGTCGAGCGCGCCACCCCGGTGGTCCAGGGCCTGCTGGACCTCGCGCGCATGGGTGAGCCGGTCACGCCGGACGATGTCTTCCGTCTGGCCGCCGAGGGTCCGGCCACGGAGCTGCCGGCCCAGACCAGCGACGGCAAGATCGTGCTGCCGGGACTTCGCCGCGCCATCGTCCCCAAGACCCAGGGCCAGCGGGACTACCTCCAGGCGATCAGCACCCACGACATCGTCGTCAGCATCGGGCCGGCCGGCACCGGGAAGACCTATCTCGCCGTCGCCAAGGCGGTGGAGGCGCTGGCCCGAAAGCTGGTCAAGCGGATCATCCTGGCGCGGCCCGCGGTCGAGGCCGGCGAGTCGCTCGGGTTCCTGCCGGGTGATATCCAGGCGAAGGTCGATCCCTACCTGCGCCCGCTGTACGACGCGCTGGAGGACATGATGCCGCATGACCGGGTGCAACGCGCGCTGGAGACCCGGACGATCGAGATCGCGCCGCTGGCGTACATGCGCGGGCGGACCCTGGCCGATGCATTCATCATTCTGGACGAGGCGCAGAACGCCACCGGGGCCCAGATGAAGATGTTCCTCACCCGCCTCGGGGTGAACAGCAGAACGGTCGTAACCGGCGACAAGACCCAGATCGACCTGCCGCGCCGGGAGGACTCCGGGCTGGTACAGGTCGAGCGGGTGCTGGCGGGCATCGAAGGAATCGCGTTCCAGTACCTGCACGAGACGGACGTGGTGCGTCACCGGCTGGTCCGCGAGATCATCCGGGCCTACGCGGAGGATCAGAACGGCTGATGCCTGACCGCGAGGTCTCCAGGATTCCTGGCGACTCGAGTCCCCGCTCGCTGCCCAGCGAGGTGACCTTTCACGCGCTCCGCTGGGGCCCGCTCGTGGTCACCGCGCTCCTCACCTATGTGTTGTTCCCGCCGCCGGCCGGCGTGCTCACCGGGACTCCCGTCGTCGGGAAGCTGGCCGACCGCACGGTGGTCACCCCGTTCCCCTTCCAGGTTCGGAAATCCACCGACGAGGTCGCGCGGGAGGGCGAGTCCCGCGCGCTCACCGTCCAGCCGGTCTACCGCTTCAGCCCCACCGCCTACGACTCGTCGCTCTCCTCGCTCCGGGAGTTCTTCTCCGAGCTGGAGCGGGCGGGGGCGCAGGGGCCGGAGATGCTCCGCGCGGTGGCCGCCACGCGGGTGCACCTGGGACCGGACGAGACCCGGTACCTGGCCGACGCGACCACCCGGCGCGAGCTGCAGGAGGTGGCGACCCACTTCCTGGCGGAGGCGCTCTCGCGGGGCATCGCCGACGCCGGCGTGATCCGGAGCGAGAGCAACCGCCAGGTGATGCTCCGGCGGAACGAAGAAGAGCACCTGGTCCAGCGCGACTCGATCCTCACTTTCGCCGATCTCATGGAAGAGGCTGAGGCGGCGGGGATCGTCATCAGCGATCCGGCCGGCCAACGGAGCCTCCGGCGCCTGGTGGGCGCCTTTTACCACCCCACGATCGTTCCCGATCTCCTGGTGACCAGCAGCCGTCGCGAGCAGATGCGCGCCAGCGTGAACCCGGTGAAGTATGTGGTGCGCTCCGGGGAGCGGCTGGTGGGCGTGGGCCAGCCGATCACCGAGGAGACGCGCGACAAGCTCGCCGCGTTCCACGACGAGCTGCGCCAGCGGGGCACCGACGATCTCTGGCTTCGGAGCACCGTGGGCGCGCTGCTGTACAACACGCTCACCCTGAGTGTGTTCTGGCTGCTGACCATGTTCTATCGGCGGGAGGCCTACCAGGAAGCGCGGCAGATGGTGTTCTTCGGCGCGCTCTTCTCACTGGTGGTGCTGATGACCGCCGGCATCTCGGAGCTGGCGCCGGGTCGCCCCGAGCTGCTGCCGATTCCGTTCGCCACCATTCTCGTGGCGCTGCTGTACGACGGGCGGGTAGGGGTGTTCGCGGCCGTCACCCTGGCGATGCTGCTGGACGGACAGTGGGCGCTCCGGGAGGACGCGGTCCTCTTCTTCGGGCTGATCTGTGGAGTGGCGGGCGCCATCGGCATACGGGTGGTGCGCCGCCGGCGTCACCTGTATGCCACGATCGGAGTGGTGGCCATCGCGGGTGTGCTCGCATCGATCACCATCGGCCTCATGCAGGGCTGGTCCGCGCTGGCCATTCTCGCCAGCTCAGTGCTCGGCCTGCTCATGGCTCCGGCCGGCGCCTCGCTGGCGATGATCATGATGCCGCTGGCCGAATCGATCACCCGGATCACCACGGACCTCACGCTGCTGGAGCTCTCGGACCTTGGGCGTCCGCTGCTCCGCCGCCTGGCCCTGGAGGCGCCGGGCACCTGGGCCCACAGCCTGGCCATGGCCAATCTCTGCGAATCGGCCTGCAACATCATCGGCGCCAAGGGGCTCCTGGCACGGGTGGGGTGCTACTACCACGACATCGGGAAGCTGGCGAGCCCCGGCTTCTTCGTTGAGAACCAGGGGGGCGGGCCCAATCCGCACGACACCATGAGCCCGAGCGAGTCGGCCCGGATCATCCGTCGCCATGTGCTGGACGGGATCGCGCTGGCCGAGGCCGCCCGCCTGCCGCCGATCGTGAAGGCGTTCATTCCGGAGCACCATGGTACCAGCGAGATCACCTATTTCCTGAACCAGGCGCGGCGGGGCGGTGACAACGGGACGGTTGATCCGGCGGAGTACCGCTATCCGGGCCCGCGGCCGCGCTCGGCGGAGACCGCGGTCGCCATGCTGGCCGATTCGGCGGAGGCGGCCGTCCGCGTGCTCAGTGATCCCAGCCCGGAGAAGGTCCGCGAGGCGATCGAGCAGTTGGTGCAGCAAAAGCTCGCCTCGGGGCAGCTCGACGACGCGCCGCTCACCCTGCGCGACCTCGACCGGGTGAAGCGGGAGTTCGCCCGGGTCATGTCGGGCACTTACCACAAGCGCATCGGATATCCTCGTGCCAGCGGTGGGGTCACTCCGGAACTCCAGATCGCCGAGCGGCAGTGAGATCTCGGTGAGCGGCCGTCGTCTGCCGTTGCCGGTCCGCGTGGTCCGGCGGGTGGTGCGGGGCGTGCTCGCCGGTGAGCGGCGCACGGCCTCGATCTCGGTGACCTTCCTCGGCCCCGACGCGATGCGCCGGCTCAACGCCCGGCATCGCGGCCACGATCGTCCCACCGACGTTCTCAGCTTTGCGCTCAGCGGACCTGCGGGTCTCGCCGGTGACGTCTACGTCTGCCGCCGGGTGGCGGAGCGGGAGGCGCGCGCGCGGGGGATTCCGCTTCGGGAGGAGCTGATCCGGCTGGTAGTGCACGGCACCCTGCACGCGCTCGGGCGCGACCATCCGGAGGGCGCGGGGCGCACGCGGTCGGCGATGTGGCGCCGGCAGGAGCGCTACGTGGAGTCGCTCGCATGATGGCGATGCTGCAGCTCTTCATCGCCCCGCTGCTGACGGCCGGCCTCACGCTGTGGGCGGCCTGGCTGGCGCTGGCGGCGGAGTCCGACGCGGAGCTGCCGCGGGCGCTTGGCGGCGAGCGCTCCAACGAGTCGGGCGGCGGGTCGGTCTCGCGGAAGCTGCACATCGCCCATCTCGCCCTGCTGGTGCTCGCCGGCGCGGCCGGCGGGTGTGCGGTCGCCTGGTGGGCCTGGTCCCCGGCGCAACGTCTGCTGCGGCTGGTGATGGCCATCGTGCTGGTCTGGGTGGTCGGCGATCTGCTGCCGCGGCTGCTCGCCGTCGTCGCTCCCGAGCTCACCCGTCCAGCCCGGCGGGCGGCCATCCCCACGCTGGCGCCGTTCCGGCCGTTGCTCCGGCTGGCCGCCTGGGCCGATGAGCGAGCCCGCACCCGGGCGCCCGCGGCCACCCACCAGGCCGGCAGCGCGGAGCGGGACATGCTTCTCGGCGTCTTCTCCCTGGCCGATACCACGGTGGCGGAGGTGATGACGCCGCGCATCGACATCGTCGCGGTGGATTCCTCGGCCTCCCGGGACAAGGTGATCGAGACGCTCAGAAACTCGGAGCATGCCCGGTTGCTGGTGTTCGACGACCACCCGGACGCGATCGCCGGAGTGATCTACGCCAAGGACATTCTCGCGTCCGCCGGGGAGGACGCCACGCCGTGGCACGCACTGGTCCGGCCGGCGGCGTTCGTCCCCGAGGGAAAGACGCTCGACCGACAGCTCCGGGACTTTCAACGCGGGCCCAGCCACCTCGCGGTCGTGGTCGATGAGTTCGGGGGCACGGCGGGCATCGTCACCCTGGAAGACATCCTGGAGCAGATCGTGGGCGAGATCCAGGACGAGCGCGACGTGGACGAGGTGGCGCCGATCCAGGTTGTGAGCGAGGACCAGTTGCGGGTCGAGGGTGGGGTCGCGCTCGCCGAGCTGGAGTCGGTGCTGGGCCACAGCTTCGACCGGGAGGACGTGAGCACGGTCGGCGGGCTGGTGCTGGCGGAGTTCGGCCGGGTGCCCAGAACGGGCGAGGTCATCGACCTGGACGGCTACCGTCTGGTGGTCGAGCAGGTCGTGCGCCGCCGGGTGCGCCGGGTGGCGGTGCACCGACCCCGGGTCGAGGCGCCGGTCGGCGGCTCCGAGCGGGCCGCCCCATGACCTGGGCCGCCGTCGCGATCGGGCTCATGGTCGCCGCGTTCGGGGCCACGGCGGGCGCCGCGTTGCTCTCGGTCAGCCGCGCCGAGCTGACCCGCGCCGTCGCGCGCCGGCTCCGAGGCGCTGCGCCCTCGCTCGAGTGGCTGGCCCAGATCGACAGCTACCTGACGGCGGCCTCCGCCACCACCTCGCTCGGCGTGCTCCTGATCGGCGCGGCCATCCCCGGTCTCCTGGCCGGCTCGGCCACCTCGCGGGGGCTGATCGTGCTTGCCCTGCTCGCCGTCCCCGTAGTGCTCCTCGCCGCCTACCTGGTGCCCCGCTGGCTCACCCAACCGCGCGCCGCGAGTGTCGCCGAGCGGGTGATCCCGGTGCTGCGGCCGTGGTCCCGCGTGCTGGGGCTGCTGCTGCCGGCGCGGGCGGCGACCCGGCCCAACGATCTGCGGAGCATCTGGCGGGAAGGCGCAGCGGTCGGCCTGCGGGCCGATGACGAGCTGGTCATGGTGGGCGGCGTGATGGCCTTCAGCGTGCGCCCGGTGCGCGAGGTCATGACGCCACGCACCGACATCGTCGCGATCGACGAGCACGCCGCGCTGGAGGACATCCGGCTGGTGTTCGCCCAGAGCGGATACAGCCGGATCCCCGTCTTCCGCGGCACGCTGGACGAGATCGTCGGCATGCTGCACGCGTTCGATCTGTTCAAGCTGCAGCCGGGTGATCCCTTGCCGGTGCGACCGGTGGCCGTCACCCCCGCCAGCCGGAGCTGCGGCGATCTTCTTCTCGACATGCAGCGGGAGCGGCGCCATCTCGCCGTGGTGCTGGACGAGTTCGGCGGGACGCTGGGGATCGCGACGCTGGAAGACCTGCTCGAAGAGCTGGTCGGCGAGATCTTCGACGAGCACGACCCCGAGGTCCGCGCCTCACCCAGCGGGGGGCCGACCCTGTTCGAGACCGACGGCAACGTGTCCCCCGAGGCGATCGAGGAGCGGTTCGGCGTGTCCCTGCCGACCGGCCGCTCGACCACCATGGGCGGCCTGCTGGTAGAGTGGGCCGGACGGATTCCCAACGCCGGCGAGCGGTTCACGGTCCGCGGGCTGGAGTTCGACGTGGTGGAGGCGTCGCCGACCCGGATCGAGCGCCTGCTGATCCGCAGCGAAGCCGCGACCACTGTGACCCTCGTGCCAAGCTCGCCGTGACCCCCTCGGGCCAGCGGGTGGAGCGGATGGTCGAGCTGGTCCGCGACGGGGACATCGCCTCGTTCGTCCGCCGCGCCCACGACTTCGAGCCGGCCGACCTGGCGGACGTCCTCGCCACGCTGGACGAGGACGAGCGGCTCCGCGTGGTTCGCGCCCTCCCGCCCGAGCTGTCGAGCCAAGCCCTCGCTGAAATGCCGGAAGACGCGCACGCCGAAGACACGCTGGCGGCGCTGAATCCGGAGCAGGCGGCGGAGATCGTCGAAGAGCTGGAGGACGACGATGCCGCCGACATCCTCGGGGAGCTGGAGCCCGAGGAGCAGGAGCGCATCCTCGCCGAAGTAGAGGACCGGAGCGACGTCGACCGGCTGCTGCGCTACGGCGAGGAGACGGCGGGCGGCCTCATGACCCTCCACACGGTCACCGTGCGGGACACGGCGACCGCGGCGGAGGCGCTGGACGAGATCCGGCGGCAGGCGGAGGAGGTGGAGGACCTCTACCAGGTCTTCGTGGTGAGCGGGGATCGCCGGCTGGTCGGCCTCCTGCCGTTCAAGGATCTGGTGATCAGCCGGCCGGAGCGCAGGGTCCACGACTTCATGGCCGACGCGGACATCTCCGTTCCGCCCGATCTGGACCAGGAGGAGGTGGCCCGGCTGATGGCCCGGTACAACCTCCCCAGCGTCGCCGTGGTGGACGAGTCCGGGCGATTGCTCGGCCAGGTGACGTTCGACGACGTGATCGACGTGGTCGAGGCGGAGACCACCGAGGACCTCCTCAAGTTCGGCGGCGTGTCGCCGGACGAGAAGCTCGCCGCCGGCTGGAAGGAGGCCGTCGGCAGCCGCCTGCCCTGGCTCTACCTCAACCTGCTCACCGCGTTCCTGGCGGGCGCGGTGGTCTATGTCTTCCAGAGCACGGTGCAGCGCACCGTCGCCCTCGCCGTGTGGATGCCGGTCATCGCCGGCATGGGCGGCAACGCGGGCACCCAGGCACTCGCCGTGACGGTGCGCCGGCTCGCGCTCGGGCTGATTCCGAGCGACCGTCTCGCGCACGTCGTGGGTAAGGAGGTATTGGTCGGCATCACCAACGGGCTGGCGATCGGGTGCATGGTCGGCCTGGTGGCCGGCCTGCTGGGCGAAGGCGTTCGGCTCGGACTGGTGGTCTTCCTCGCGATGACCGGCAACCTGCTCGTTGCCGGGTTCGCCGGCGCTTTCATTCCGGTACTGCTGGAGCGATACAATGTGGATCCCGCCGTCGCGTCCTCCATCTTCGTGACCACCTTCACCGACGTCTGCGGCTTCCTGCTCCTGCTGGGGCTCGCGGGCCGGCTGCTGCTCTGAGGGACCAGCTCCCGAAAAGGAAGGCGCCCCTCCTTGCGAAGGGGCGTCTGGGGGTGGGGTGGAACGAGGTCGAAGCGCCGAACTACGTGGTCTTGAGCTTCGCGAGCGTCGAGTCACTCAGCCGGCCGGTGACCCGGAGCTTGTTCTGCTTCTGGTATTCCTTCAAGGCCTTGCGGGTATCGGC
It encodes:
- the aspS gene encoding aspartate--tRNA ligase, whose protein sequence is MSSTASSSTPKRADSPARPSATALRTHRCGELTRAQVGHRVRLGGWVHRRRDLGGLVFIDLRDRAGLVQLNCNPDWTPRPMMELAAGLGAETVVLVSGTVQLRPESARDAELGSREVELHVEQLEVVGPAETPVIPVARKEKEDLPAEELRLKYRVLDLRRPELQRNLQLRHRLLQRARRSLTELEFLEIETPILTKPTPEGARDYLVPSRVHPGEFYSLPQSPQIYKQLLMVAGFDRYFQIARCFRDEDLRADRQPEFTQIDLEASFISSEDIQDVVERVLVDLWDEAGVRVPRPFPRLGYRDALERFGSDKPDLRFGFEIRDLTPLVGPDAAPFVAGALTAGGRLRGIVVAGGASYSRKEIDGLAQAAKEAKAGGLIWARRAADAWEGQGVKAVGQELLSTLGGADGDLLLAVAGPDAVTSSALSAVRGELSRRSEVRPSTAHAFCWIVDFPLFEVNPETGRHEPAHHPFTAPHPADLDRLEREPGSCRALHYDAVYNGNELGSGSIRITDPAVQRLIFKLLGISEPEIRRRFGFLLDGLAAGAPPHGGFALGFDRIAMLLCGASSLRDVIAFPKTTAARALFEGAPTRVDPAELRALHLEVAEE
- a CDS encoding HDIG domain-containing protein; this encodes MPDREVSRIPGDSSPRSLPSEVTFHALRWGPLVVTALLTYVLFPPPAGVLTGTPVVGKLADRTVVTPFPFQVRKSTDEVAREGESRALTVQPVYRFSPTAYDSSLSSLREFFSELERAGAQGPEMLRAVAATRVHLGPDETRYLADATTRRELQEVATHFLAEALSRGIADAGVIRSESNRQVMLRRNEEEHLVQRDSILTFADLMEEAEAAGIVISDPAGQRSLRRLVGAFYHPTIVPDLLVTSSRREQMRASVNPVKYVVRSGERLVGVGQPITEETRDKLAAFHDELRQRGTDDLWLRSTVGALLYNTLTLSVFWLLTMFYRREAYQEARQMVFFGALFSLVVLMTAGISELAPGRPELLPIPFATILVALLYDGRVGVFAAVTLAMLLDGQWALREDAVLFFGLICGVAGAIGIRVVRRRRHLYATIGVVAIAGVLASITIGLMQGWSALAILASSVLGLLMAPAGASLAMIMMPLAESITRITTDLTLLELSDLGRPLLRRLALEAPGTWAHSLAMANLCESACNIIGAKGLLARVGCYYHDIGKLASPGFFVENQGGGPNPHDTMSPSESARIIRRHVLDGIALAEAARLPPIVKAFIPEHHGTSEITYFLNQARRGGDNGTVDPAEYRYPGPRPRSAETAVAMLADSAEAAVRVLSDPSPEKVREAIEQLVQQKLASGQLDDAPLTLRDLDRVKREFARVMSGTYHKRIGYPRASGGVTPELQIAERQ
- a CDS encoding PhoH family protein; its protein translation is MADDTQARISAEGADPLLFAGVNDGNLLELQRTLGVRVSFRGESVTLSGPTEQVERATPVVQGLLDLARMGEPVTPDDVFRLAAEGPATELPAQTSDGKIVLPGLRRAIVPKTQGQRDYLQAISTHDIVVSIGPAGTGKTYLAVAKAVEALARKLVKRIILARPAVEAGESLGFLPGDIQAKVDPYLRPLYDALEDMMPHDRVQRALETRTIEIAPLAYMRGRTLADAFIILDEAQNATGAQMKMFLTRLGVNSRTVVTGDKTQIDLPRREDSGLVQVERVLAGIEGIAFQYLHETDVVRHRLVREIIRAYAEDQNG
- the mgtE gene encoding magnesium transporter, translated to MTPSGQRVERMVELVRDGDIASFVRRAHDFEPADLADVLATLDEDERLRVVRALPPELSSQALAEMPEDAHAEDTLAALNPEQAAEIVEELEDDDAADILGELEPEEQERILAEVEDRSDVDRLLRYGEETAGGLMTLHTVTVRDTATAAEALDEIRRQAEEVEDLYQVFVVSGDRRLVGLLPFKDLVISRPERRVHDFMADADISVPPDLDQEEVARLMARYNLPSVAVVDESGRLLGQVTFDDVIDVVEAETTEDLLKFGGVSPDEKLAAGWKEAVGSRLPWLYLNLLTAFLAGAVVYVFQSTVQRTVALAVWMPVIAGMGGNAGTQALAVTVRRLALGLIPSDRLAHVVGKEVLVGITNGLAIGCMVGLVAGLLGEGVRLGLVVFLAMTGNLLVAGFAGAFIPVLLERYNVDPAVASSIFVTTFTDVCGFLLLLGLAGRLLL
- a CDS encoding hemolysin family protein → MTWAAVAIGLMVAAFGATAGAALLSVSRAELTRAVARRLRGAAPSLEWLAQIDSYLTAASATTSLGVLLIGAAIPGLLAGSATSRGLIVLALLAVPVVLLAAYLVPRWLTQPRAASVAERVIPVLRPWSRVLGLLLPARAATRPNDLRSIWREGAAVGLRADDELVMVGGVMAFSVRPVREVMTPRTDIVAIDEHAALEDIRLVFAQSGYSRIPVFRGTLDEIVGMLHAFDLFKLQPGDPLPVRPVAVTPASRSCGDLLLDMQRERRHLAVVLDEFGGTLGIATLEDLLEELVGEIFDEHDPEVRASPSGGPTLFETDGNVSPEAIEERFGVSLPTGRSTTMGGLLVEWAGRIPNAGERFTVRGLEFDVVEASPTRIERLLIRSEAATTVTLVPSSP
- the ybeY gene encoding rRNA maturation RNase YbeY; translated protein: MSGRRLPLPVRVVRRVVRGVLAGERRTASISVTFLGPDAMRRLNARHRGHDRPTDVLSFALSGPAGLAGDVYVCRRVAEREARARGIPLREELIRLVVHGTLHALGRDHPEGAGRTRSAMWRRQERYVESLA
- a CDS encoding PTS sugar transporter subunit IIA; the encoded protein is MLTELLTPDRVVIPLAAADKGGIIAELTRRIVADAGGTFEEVLGAVLEREAVLSTGIGFGVAIPHARSAGVSQLTMVGGVSRAPVPFDAIDGEPVRLFFLIVGPEASAGLHVRLLSRIARLVRREEVRRHLIEARTPDEFHRILLDAEAR
- the rlmN gene encoding 23S rRNA (adenine(2503)-C(2))-methyltransferase RlmN; protein product: MPDAAAPTIHPHSLLDRTPGDARQILRAWAGGRGLPAYRVEQMARRLWQAPVAAWADATELPAALREELAHDFPLPRLAADVVQQSVDGTRKFLWGLADGEAIESVLIPSGSRRTLCISSQAGCALRCSFCATGQMGYRRNLSPFEIAGQVREIVLRDPAETPTNIVFMGMGEPLLNWPAVDTALTVLNAPDGLEIGARHITVSTVGILPGLAAFARRPEQFRLAISLHATTSTQRRGIMPIEKKYDLEAVLAAAAAFRKRITFEYVMIGGVNDRDADADRLAKLARRLGALVNILPLHPGGAPELVPTAPERIRAFAGRLRNQGVEATVRRSRGLDIDAACGQLRVETERKRRSASAAVPNQ
- a CDS encoding hemolysin family protein translates to MMAMLQLFIAPLLTAGLTLWAAWLALAAESDAELPRALGGERSNESGGGSVSRKLHIAHLALLVLAGAAGGCAVAWWAWSPAQRLLRLVMAIVLVWVVGDLLPRLLAVVAPELTRPARRAAIPTLAPFRPLLRLAAWADERARTRAPAATHQAGSAERDMLLGVFSLADTTVAEVMTPRIDIVAVDSSASRDKVIETLRNSEHARLLVFDDHPDAIAGVIYAKDILASAGEDATPWHALVRPAAFVPEGKTLDRQLRDFQRGPSHLAVVVDEFGGTAGIVTLEDILEQIVGEIQDERDVDEVAPIQVVSEDQLRVEGGVALAELESVLGHSFDREDVSTVGGLVLAEFGRVPRTGEVIDLDGYRLVVEQVVRRRVRRVAVHRPRVEAPVGGSERAAP